One Oryza sativa Japonica Group chromosome 8, ASM3414082v1 DNA window includes the following coding sequences:
- the LOC4345907 gene encoding serine/threonine-protein kinase D6PK, producing MSVEAVKQIVPAHLVKPAVDPVHAKASKAGKDGRSDLIAKEILEEQKPAHRRQESSESILDKGPSNVGSDSGVLDVPLTPKGDSGELKEIQGLDCNGNQEKKTAQKSSTSESFASAKVSDGTNGLRKTCGSGKVSDTADSTESGKSSMCRPSTSSNVSDESSCSSLSSSTTKPHKGSDSRWEAIRMIRSKDGILGLSHFRLLKKLGCGDIGSVYLSELSGTRSYFAMKVMDKGSLASRKKLLRAQTEREILQSLDHPFLPTLYTHFETDKFSCLVMEFCPGGDLHTLRQRQPGKHFSEQAAKFYVAEVLLALEYLHMLGIIYRDLKPENVLVREDGHIMLSDFDLSLRCAVSPTVVKSANPGPDALQRNNQAYCVQPACIQPSCIQPSCVAPTTCFGPRFFSSKSKSKSKKEKKSKPEVVNQISPLPELIAEPTDARSMSFVGTHEYLAPEIIKGEGHGSAVDWWTFGIFLYELLFGKTPFKGSGNRATLFNVVGQPLRFPESPMVSFSARDLIRGLLVKDPQHRLAYKRGATEIKQHPFFEGVNWALIRCASPPEIPKPVELERPPKPAPATEKVAPAANQKGSDNYLEFEFF from the exons ATGTCTGTTGAGGCGGTGAAGCAGATTGTGCCTGCACACCTGGTTAAACCTGCTGTTGATCCTGTTCATGCAAAGGCGAGCAAGGCCGGAAAAGATGGCAGGTCAGACCTTATTGCTAAGGAGATTTTAGAGGAGCAAAAGCCGGCTCATCGGCGGCAAGAGTCTTCTGAATCTATATTGGACAAGGGTCCTTCTAACGTTGGTTCAGACTCTGGTGTCTTGGATGTGCCACTAACCCCAAAAGGAGACTCTGGGGAGCTGAAAGAAATCCAAGGCTTGGATTGCAACGGGAATCAGGAGAAGAAGACGGCGCAAAAGAGCAGCACTAGCGAGAGCTTTGCTTCTGCTAAAGTTAGCGACGGGACGAATGGTCTGAGGAAGACATGTGGAAGTGGCAAGGTCAGTGATACAGCTGATTCTACTGAGAGTGGGAAGAGCAGCATGTGCCGTCCGAGCACGAGCAGCAACGTCAGTGATGAGAGCTCGTGCAGCAGCCTGAGCAGCAGCACAACGAAGCCGCACAAAGGGAGTGATTCAAGGTGGGAAGCAATCCGGATGATCAGGTCCAAGGATGGTATTCTAGGTTTGAGCCATTTTAGATTGCTCAAGAAATTGGGCTGTGGTGATATTGGTAGCGTCTACCTCTCTGAATTGAGTGGTACAAGGAGTTACTTTGCAATGAAGGTCATGGACAAGGGGTCTCTAGCAAGTCGGAAGAAGCTGCTTCGAGCGCAAACAGAGCGGGAGATCCTGCAATCTCTGGATCATCCATTTCTGCCAACACTGTATACCCACTTCGAGACAGATAAGTTCTCATGCTTGGTTATGGAGTTCTGCCCAGGAGGGGACCTGCACACTCTTCGACAAAGGCAGCCTGGAAAGCATTTCTCAGAGCAAGCAGCAAA GTTCTATGTGGCAGAGGTTCTTCTTGCATTAGAATACCTGCATATGCTTGGGATTATATACCGTGATCTGAAACCAGAAAATGTCCTTGTCCGGGAGGATGGGCACATAATGCTGTCTGATTTTGATCTCTCCCTTCGTTGTGCTGTAAGCCCTACTGTTGTCAAGTCCGCGAATCCTGGACCAGATGCGTTGCAGAGGAACAATCAAGCTTATTGTGTCCAGCCTGCCTGTATTCAGCCATCCTGCATCCAGCCATCATGTGTAGCTCCAACAACCTGCTTTGGTCCCCGTTTTTTCTCCTCCAAGTCTAAGTCCAAGtccaagaaggagaagaaatcaAAGCCTGAGGTTGTCAACCAAATTAGCCCACTGCCGGAGCTCATCGCTGAGCCGACTGATGCTCGGTCCATGTCCTTTGTTGGCACTCATGAGTACTTGGCACCAGAAATCATCAAGGGAGAGGGTCACGGCAGTGCTGTGGATTGGTGGACCTTTGGCATATTCCTGTATGAACTCTTGTTCGGTAAGACCCCTTTCAAGGGATCAGGAAACCGGGCTACACTCTTCAATGTTGTTGGCCAGCCCCTGCGGTTCCCGGAATCCCCAATGGTGAGCTTCTCAGCCAGGGACCTGATAAGAGGATTGCTGGTCAAGGACCCGCAGCACCGTCTTGCCTACAAGCGTGGGGCGACGGAGATAAAGCAGCATCCATTCTTTGAGGGCGTGAATTGGGCGCTCATACGATGTGCAAGCCCTCCTGAGATACCCAAGCCAGTTGAGCTCGAGCGCCCACCAAAGCCAGCACCAGCTACTGAGAAGGTTGCCCCGGCTGCCAACCAGAAGGGCTCAGACAATTATCTAGAGTTCGAGTTCTTCTAG